The Halomicronema hongdechloris C2206 genome includes a window with the following:
- the ndhL gene encoding NAD(P)H-quinone oxidoreductase subunit L, with product MLVAALYLVLGGTYLLVVPGLLFLYLRARWYTAGSVERSFLYALVFAFFPGMLLMSPFLNFRPRKRNLAS from the coding sequence ATGCTAGTTGCTGCTCTTTACTTAGTGTTAGGTGGTACCTATTTGTTGGTGGTGCCAGGTCTGTTGTTTCTGTATTTGCGGGCTCGCTGGTATACGGCTGGCTCTGTAGAGCGCTCGTTTCTGTATGCGCTAGTATTTGCCTTTTTCCCCGGCATGTTGCTGATGAGCCCATTTTTGAATTTTCGGCCCCGTAAGCGCAATCTCGCCAGCTAA
- a CDS encoding DUF3007 family protein — protein MRRIDVLLIGLIVFLAGGFLYGGLRVAGLDASNAGIWSQAVLIAGLLGWVVTYGLRALNQTMTYNQQLKAYEDAVLQKRLEEMTPEQLAQLQQEVEETPAAAADADASGEE, from the coding sequence ATGCGGCGAATCGACGTTCTACTCATCGGGCTAATAGTCTTTCTAGCGGGTGGCTTCCTCTATGGCGGGTTGCGAGTGGCTGGTTTAGACGCCAGCAATGCCGGCATCTGGAGCCAGGCGGTTCTGATCGCCGGATTACTAGGCTGGGTAGTCACCTATGGGCTGAGGGCCCTCAATCAAACAATGACATACAACCAGCAGCTCAAAGCGTATGAGGACGCAGTGCTGCAAAAGCGCCTGGAGGAGATGACTCCTGAGCAGTTGGCTCAGTTGCAGCAGGAGGTGGAAGAGACCCCGGCAGCAGCTGCAGACGCCGATGCCTCTGGGGAAGAGTAA
- the trpA gene encoding tryptophan synthase subunit alpha, with protein MVSVSETFRQLRDRNQCALIPFITAGDPDLETTVKALHMLDRSGADLIELGVPYSDPLADGPVIQAAATRALQRGTTLAQVLAVVKKVSPSLQAPIILFTYYNPILNWGIDRFFADIAAAGARGLVVPDMPLEEVHQLQAAADAAGIEIILLVAPTTPEERLRAIATQSQGFIYLVSVTGVTGARTNLQQQVQARLHQLRQVTQKPIGVGFGVSQPEQARTLSQWGADGVIIGSAFVKRLSEGAAEAGVQAIGQFCQQLKAALANQ; from the coding sequence ATGGTTTCTGTGTCCGAGACATTTCGTCAGCTGCGCGATCGCAACCAATGTGCCCTGATTCCATTCATCACAGCTGGGGATCCGGACCTAGAGACCACTGTGAAAGCCTTGCACATGCTTGACCGCAGTGGTGCCGATCTGATTGAGCTGGGGGTGCCCTATTCGGATCCCTTGGCGGATGGGCCGGTGATTCAAGCGGCGGCTACCCGGGCGCTGCAGCGGGGAACCACTCTGGCTCAAGTATTGGCGGTGGTCAAAAAGGTCAGCCCCTCGCTGCAGGCTCCCATCATTCTCTTTACCTATTACAATCCCATCCTGAATTGGGGGATTGACCGCTTCTTTGCTGACATTGCGGCGGCAGGCGCCCGGGGTCTGGTGGTTCCAGATATGCCGCTAGAAGAGGTACACCAGCTGCAGGCAGCGGCTGATGCAGCTGGCATCGAAATCATTCTGCTGGTAGCCCCCACGACCCCTGAGGAGCGACTGCGTGCGATCGCAACCCAGTCCCAGGGATTTATCTATCTGGTCAGTGTCACCGGGGTTACCGGAGCCCGTACCAATCTGCAACAGCAAGTACAAGCACGACTCCACCAACTTCGTCAGGTTACCCAAAAGCCCATTGGCGTTGGCTTTGGGGTTTCTCAACCTGAACAGGCCCGCACCCTCAGTCAATGGGGCGCCGATGGCGTCATCATCGGCAGCGCCTTCGTAAAACGACTCAGCGAAGGTGCCGCCGAGGCAGGAGTACAAGCAATTGGTCAGTTTTGCCAGCAGCTTAAAGCCGCTCTAGCTAATCAATAA
- a CDS encoding DUF7507 domain-containing protein — MGHVLQPVSPVSAQTVIENQAGAQFADGTGNTQTTESNATTLQQGTQAAALRIVKTADRAAAEPGDVVVYQLVVTNESAVAATPVTITDQLPLGLQFIEDSVRGTPSDPTSVSVSGRQVTFTFPTLSAGESLTIAYGVLLTPDSIRGSGRNVAQASAPGFTPVTATFQVAIRPGILSDCGTIVGRVFVDKNFDGQQQSGEPGVPNAVIFLDGGNRIITDADGLFSLANVVSGNRVGTLDLTSLPGYTLAPNLYHISENSQSRLVRLAPGGLARMNFAVTPTFGEGQP; from the coding sequence ATGGGACATGTGCTGCAGCCTGTCTCGCCAGTGTCTGCACAAACAGTGATCGAGAATCAAGCCGGCGCCCAATTTGCAGACGGCACCGGTAATACTCAAACCACAGAATCGAACGCTACGACACTTCAACAGGGCACTCAGGCAGCCGCTCTCAGAATTGTTAAGACGGCTGACCGCGCTGCTGCCGAACCAGGAGATGTGGTCGTTTACCAATTGGTTGTCACTAATGAGTCAGCCGTAGCGGCCACGCCAGTCACCATTACAGATCAACTTCCCTTGGGGTTGCAATTCATTGAAGACTCTGTCCGCGGCACTCCCAGTGATCCGACTTCTGTAAGTGTCTCCGGACGGCAAGTTACGTTTACGTTCCCCACCTTAAGCGCAGGTGAGAGTTTAACCATTGCCTACGGCGTCCTGTTAACGCCTGACTCCATTCGAGGCTCCGGTCGCAATGTTGCCCAGGCATCGGCTCCAGGCTTCACGCCAGTGACAGCGACGTTTCAAGTTGCCATTCGCCCGGGCATTCTATCCGACTGCGGCACCATCGTTGGTCGCGTCTTCGTCGATAAAAACTTCGACGGGCAGCAACAGTCTGGCGAGCCTGGGGTTCCCAACGCCGTCATCTTTCTAGATGGTGGCAACCGCATCATTACAGATGCAGACGGCTTGTTTTCCTTGGCCAACGTTGTTTCCGGTAACCGGGTTGGCACCTTGGATCTCACTAGTTTGCCGGGGTATACCCTGGCACCCAACCTCTACCACATCTCTGAGAATAGCCAATCCCGTCTGGTGCGACTAGCTCCAGGGGGACTGGCCCGCATGAACTTCGCTGTCACACCGACCTTTGGGGAGGGTCAGCCCTAA
- a CDS encoding TonB-dependent receptor, producing MFALPIYRSWPLLAVLLSWSAIATPAEADTHGDEAAPADSAVALDSMLAVTEMPLGVADSQQSLAQRQDSQPLTPDAIPTNRPRRTQSPPLLPAPGRSMESSVGVPTEEKLVPHPLEPADLLPRPGEPRLTLRPAEDSFIHADNRSTLLLEGEVLEVDGTPITHDVVVTLTTTAGEFVGADYDPDRPGFQVLARQGTYQARLRSGLEAQSVRVRAAVSGIDARGLDPEAVNEPYPTLEAFSQVSFITNLRPSLFSGVVDFRIGPGGADFWDSFREFLPPDDPDDVDVDLGVALFGTFPLGEWQFTGAYNSERPLNERCDGNNELFRDDQFCEQRYPVYGDSSTNDYLTPSIDSVYLRLQRDSEILGREPDYVMWGDYHTQELARASQDFTAITRQLHGFKGNYSWGPLQLTALYANNLRPFQRDTIVPDGTSGYYFLSRRLVLPGSENVFIETEELNRPGTVVERQQLSRGADYEIDYDRGTLLFRQPLLATEVDPLGVTLVRRIVVTYQVDGEEARGDLFASRLQYNFNGQTDADGWTGVTVLTQDQGIQDFSLYGVDLMVPLGDKGQLVGEFAHSDSSSPELDASGQAYRLEASGSPLEGLDARAYFRSTDSDFRNNSTLSFRPGQTRWGGSFDARLGPDTQVRAQFDQETNFGPSSTVLTSADALLSPGLEASQGPPVSNRLNTLSIGVQQRIAPLTLGLDWVHRSREDWAAGTDTSSSQLVSRLNWPLLPNLTFLAQNELNVSSERDPLYPTRTVVGLEYDVEPGVKLRLAQQFFSGGEEPGSITSLDTLFDHELSDNTSLTGRYSLLGGFNGITGQGAIGLNHRVTLAPGLRANFALERIFSDGFEETGSGQRFAQPFAVGSGAFALGLQSGTAYSVGLEYTDNPAFQASARIEHRDSSAGDNTVISASAAGRITPALTSLFRYQHANFSNQTIDQLGDSIDLRLGMAYRNPNNDKFNGLLSYEYRKNPSTTPLSILQDVSSESSDHTLSLEGIYAPNWQWEFYGKYAMRYSNATIGGSFGDDFSFSNAIHLAQLRASYRFAYHWDVLGEVRWIGQPAANFNEIGTAIELGYYLTPDLRIGVGYSFGRADDDSFGGSGARSAGGPYLGISMKVNQLFDGFGVQPTAPAQQEESYVDTTQPPDNELPDDDNSEDLSTEPGGTSR from the coding sequence ATGTTTGCACTACCTATTTATCGCTCCTGGCCACTCTTGGCTGTCTTACTCAGTTGGAGTGCTATTGCTACTCCGGCAGAAGCCGATACCCATGGCGATGAAGCTGCTCCTGCTGACTCAGCAGTTGCGCTGGATAGCATGCTGGCGGTGACAGAAATGCCCCTAGGTGTTGCCGATAGTCAGCAGTCACTTGCCCAGCGGCAGGATTCCCAACCGCTTACTCCCGATGCCATACCGACAAATAGGCCGAGGAGGACCCAGTCGCCCCCCCTACTGCCGGCTCCAGGGCGCTCGATGGAGTCGTCAGTAGGGGTGCCGACAGAGGAAAAGTTAGTGCCTCATCCCCTCGAGCCCGCTGATTTGTTGCCCCGACCAGGGGAACCTCGGTTGACCCTGAGGCCAGCTGAAGACAGCTTTATTCACGCTGACAACCGGTCTACCCTCCTGTTGGAGGGCGAAGTTCTTGAGGTCGATGGTACACCTATCACCCACGATGTGGTAGTAACCCTAACGACTACGGCGGGAGAATTTGTCGGCGCAGATTATGACCCCGATCGCCCCGGATTTCAGGTATTAGCTCGCCAAGGTACTTATCAGGCTCGGCTGCGCTCTGGCCTGGAAGCCCAATCGGTGCGGGTGCGGGCCGCGGTTAGTGGCATAGACGCCCGGGGTCTGGATCCGGAGGCCGTGAATGAACCCTATCCTACTTTGGAGGCCTTCAGTCAAGTTTCCTTTATCACCAATCTACGGCCCTCTCTATTTTCTGGTGTCGTCGATTTTCGCATCGGTCCAGGGGGGGCAGATTTTTGGGATAGCTTCCGAGAATTTTTGCCCCCAGACGACCCTGATGACGTCGATGTTGACTTGGGCGTGGCCCTGTTTGGCACCTTTCCCCTGGGAGAATGGCAGTTTACTGGAGCCTATAACAGCGAGCGGCCTCTGAATGAGCGCTGCGATGGTAATAACGAGCTCTTCCGGGACGATCAATTTTGTGAGCAGCGGTATCCGGTCTATGGCGACAGTTCCACCAACGACTATCTGACCCCGTCTATCGATAGCGTGTATCTGCGGCTGCAACGGGATTCCGAGATCCTGGGTCGCGAGCCGGACTATGTGATGTGGGGAGACTACCATACTCAAGAGCTGGCTAGAGCCTCTCAGGATTTCACTGCGATTACCCGGCAGCTACATGGCTTTAAGGGCAACTATAGCTGGGGACCGCTGCAGTTGACGGCCCTATATGCCAACAACCTGCGCCCCTTTCAACGAGACACCATCGTCCCCGATGGCACCAGCGGCTACTACTTCCTCTCCCGGCGGTTAGTGCTACCCGGTAGCGAAAATGTCTTCATCGAAACCGAAGAGTTAAACCGACCCGGTACTGTGGTAGAGCGGCAGCAACTCAGTCGTGGCGCTGATTACGAAATCGACTACGACCGCGGTACCTTACTATTCCGGCAACCCCTGTTGGCTACGGAGGTAGATCCTCTGGGTGTGACCCTAGTCAGGCGCATTGTGGTCACCTATCAGGTGGATGGTGAAGAAGCCCGGGGAGACCTCTTTGCCAGTCGGTTGCAATACAACTTCAATGGCCAGACTGATGCAGACGGCTGGACTGGCGTAACCGTTCTCACCCAAGACCAAGGGATTCAAGACTTTTCCCTCTACGGAGTGGACCTAATGGTGCCCCTTGGTGATAAGGGACAACTGGTGGGAGAATTTGCCCACTCCGATTCCTCCTCGCCGGAGTTGGATGCTTCGGGGCAAGCCTACCGTCTAGAAGCTAGCGGTTCGCCCTTAGAGGGTCTTGATGCCCGGGCCTATTTCCGTTCCACTGACAGTGATTTCCGCAATAACAGCACCCTAAGTTTTCGACCAGGGCAAACTCGCTGGGGCGGTAGCTTTGATGCTCGTTTGGGTCCCGATACCCAAGTCAGGGCCCAGTTCGATCAAGAAACCAACTTTGGTCCCTCGTCCACGGTGTTGACCTCGGCAGATGCCTTGCTCTCCCCAGGGTTGGAGGCCTCCCAGGGACCACCGGTTAGCAATCGCCTTAATACCCTCAGCATTGGGGTACAGCAGCGCATTGCTCCTCTGACGTTGGGCCTTGATTGGGTGCATCGCTCTCGCGAAGACTGGGCGGCTGGTACGGACACCAGCAGTAGTCAATTAGTATCTCGTCTAAACTGGCCCCTGCTGCCCAACTTAACTTTTTTGGCCCAAAACGAGCTGAATGTTAGCTCCGAGCGCGATCCCCTCTACCCCACCCGTACCGTGGTGGGCCTGGAGTATGATGTCGAACCGGGGGTGAAACTACGCTTAGCCCAACAATTTTTCTCTGGAGGGGAGGAACCAGGGTCAATCACTAGCCTAGATACCCTGTTTGACCACGAGCTCAGCGACAATACTAGCCTGACTGGGCGCTATTCTCTGTTGGGAGGGTTCAATGGCATTACTGGCCAGGGCGCCATTGGCCTTAACCATCGGGTCACCTTGGCTCCAGGACTACGGGCTAATTTTGCCCTAGAGCGCATCTTCAGCGATGGCTTCGAGGAAACGGGCAGTGGCCAGCGGTTTGCTCAGCCTTTTGCGGTAGGATCTGGAGCTTTTGCCTTGGGATTGCAGTCAGGTACGGCTTACTCTGTGGGGCTGGAATATACCGATAATCCGGCCTTTCAAGCCAGTGCCCGCATTGAGCATCGAGACTCTTCTGCCGGAGACAACACCGTTATCTCAGCCTCGGCAGCGGGGCGCATTACCCCGGCGCTGACCTCCCTATTTCGCTATCAGCACGCCAATTTTTCTAACCAGACCATTGACCAACTGGGAGACTCGATCGATCTCAGGTTAGGCATGGCTTACCGCAACCCCAATAACGACAAGTTTAATGGACTGCTGAGCTATGAGTATCGCAAAAATCCCTCCACCACACCCTTAAGTATTCTGCAGGATGTCAGCAGTGAGTCCTCCGATCACACCCTGTCTCTGGAGGGGATATACGCGCCTAACTGGCAGTGGGAGTTTTACGGCAAATACGCCATGCGTTATAGCAATGCCACTATTGGCGGTAGCTTTGGCGATGACTTTTCGTTTAGTAACGCTATTCACCTAGCCCAACTGCGGGCATCCTATCGCTTTGCCTACCACTGGGATGTCTTAGGGGAAGTGCGCTGGATTGGTCAACCAGCTGCCAATTTTAATGAGATTGGCACCGCCATTGAATTGGGGTATTACTTAACGCCAGATCTGCGCATTGGTGTGGGCTATAGCTTTGGTCGGGCCGATGATGATTCCTTTGGCGGCAGTGGCGCCCGTAGTGCTGGTGGTCCCTATCTGGGCATATCGATGAAGGTAAATCAACTGTTTGATGGCTTTGGAGTGCAACCCACTGCCCCAGCTCAACAGGAAGAGTCTTATGTTGATACGACTCAACCCCCAGACAATGAGCTTCCTGATGACGACAATTCTGAGGATCTGTCCACTGAACCAGGAGGCACATCCCGGTGA
- a CDS encoding OmpA family protein, with amino-acid sequence MIRPLRSQAMFHPGLLVLAGTMTLGLATSVSSADVTASAYRITVNSALDGSVAADVELTLREAILLANHELSLEDLSQVERGLVTPITAPGSIIEFELPSDDRVIELVDLLPSIATADVVIDGTTQPGYGETVSAVDNIPTPGVSITAAPGEEVFRGLTITADSVTVRGMSLYGFRAQHRATQTTPPADIFISNAPPPADASPASPPVSFFQFQDPALAPQDVVIELNWLGITPDESIPEHRSAFGVSVFNGVDTVVRQNRIQHHQGSGVITAVRAQGLRLTENVILGNGVAGMPDAVRLEGQIEGTVVTGNLICGNDGSGLFLFKPEGASLIQGNDIRFNGRRFERAAVYLMGRGHQVLENTIGYQPGPGVAISAFPRSDRNLIRHNRFTHLDGLSIDLGADDNTGVRDFQQADGPNPPRNSYNRRLDTANGAINAPGFDQYEFGTDTETTLVTGNADPGSEVDIYQVVEGGGPYSPLDTPLTTVTADEQGRFQLSWEKPEGTWLSAIASDPLYGTSEPSPVVKVLGSEGTVPERSPQLPYTASCLPPAVAAEPPPPEPLQLRVPRNIHFALDRSNISPESAVILDQIVAVMQQYSFLVIELRGHTDPRASAAYNQALSERRALAAREYLLRQGIAPERLRILPLGESQRATSGNTRLDYARDRRVEFIFLDTRGLEIIFEAQESDLQIEP; translated from the coding sequence GTGATTAGACCCCTACGATCGCAAGCAATGTTTCATCCTGGGCTATTAGTGTTGGCCGGAACCATGACCCTAGGACTGGCGACGTCGGTATCGTCAGCAGATGTGACCGCCTCTGCCTATCGGATTACGGTCAACAGTGCTCTCGATGGCTCCGTTGCTGCCGATGTGGAGTTGACTCTGCGAGAAGCCATCTTGCTGGCGAATCATGAGTTGTCGCTAGAAGATCTGAGCCAGGTGGAGCGAGGGCTGGTTACCCCGATCACGGCGCCCGGGTCAATTATCGAGTTTGAGTTGCCTAGCGATGACAGGGTGATTGAGCTGGTAGATTTATTGCCGTCAATTGCCACAGCCGATGTTGTTATCGATGGCACCACCCAGCCCGGATACGGTGAGACAGTCTCTGCCGTTGACAATATCCCAACACCTGGAGTCAGTATCACGGCAGCTCCGGGAGAGGAGGTTTTCCGCGGGCTCACGATTACCGCGGATAGCGTCACTGTGCGGGGGATGAGTCTCTACGGATTCAGAGCTCAACATCGAGCGACCCAGACTACACCGCCGGCGGATATTTTCATCAGTAATGCGCCGCCCCCAGCCGATGCCAGCCCAGCGTCACCGCCAGTGAGCTTCTTTCAGTTTCAAGATCCGGCGTTGGCCCCTCAAGATGTGGTGATTGAGCTGAACTGGCTGGGGATAACGCCCGATGAGTCAATTCCCGAGCATCGCTCTGCCTTTGGGGTATCGGTATTTAATGGGGTCGATACGGTGGTGCGGCAAAACCGGATTCAGCACCACCAGGGCAGCGGCGTGATCACGGCGGTGCGGGCCCAGGGGCTACGGCTCACGGAAAATGTCATCCTGGGCAATGGCGTGGCTGGGATGCCGGATGCGGTGCGTCTGGAAGGTCAGATTGAGGGCACTGTGGTTACAGGCAACCTGATCTGTGGCAACGATGGCAGCGGTCTGTTTTTATTCAAGCCGGAGGGCGCCAGTCTGATTCAGGGGAATGATATTCGCTTCAATGGTCGTCGCTTTGAGCGGGCAGCCGTGTATCTCATGGGCCGGGGCCATCAGGTGTTAGAGAATACCATCGGCTATCAACCGGGACCGGGGGTGGCGATTAGCGCCTTTCCCAGAAGCGATCGCAACCTGATTCGCCATAACCGCTTCACCCATTTAGACGGTCTCAGCATCGACCTAGGTGCCGATGACAATACTGGTGTGCGGGACTTCCAGCAGGCCGATGGTCCTAATCCTCCCCGGAACTCCTACAACCGCCGTCTGGATACGGCCAATGGCGCCATTAATGCGCCTGGGTTTGACCAGTATGAGTTTGGGACAGACACCGAGACAACGCTGGTGACAGGCAACGCTGATCCAGGCAGTGAAGTTGACATTTATCAGGTGGTCGAAGGTGGCGGTCCCTACAGTCCTCTGGATACGCCCCTGACGACAGTGACTGCCGATGAGCAAGGGCGCTTCCAACTGAGCTGGGAGAAACCAGAGGGGACCTGGCTCAGTGCCATTGCCAGCGACCCCCTCTATGGCACCTCAGAACCCTCGCCAGTGGTCAAAGTGCTGGGCAGCGAGGGCACGGTGCCGGAACGTAGCCCTCAACTTCCCTATACAGCTAGCTGCCTGCCACCGGCAGTGGCCGCCGAACCGCCGCCCCCAGAACCGCTGCAGTTGCGGGTGCCCCGTAACATTCATTTTGCGCTGGACCGCTCCAATATTAGCCCCGAGAGTGCCGTCATCCTCGACCAAATTGTCGCAGTGATGCAGCAATACTCCTTTCTGGTGATCGAACTGCGGGGCCATACCGACCCTCGAGCCAGTGCTGCCTATAACCAGGCCCTCAGCGAGCGCCGGGCTCTAGCCGCCCGGGAGTATCTGCTGCGGCAGGGGATTGCCCCGGAGCGGCTGCGGATTTTGCCTTTGGGAGAAAGCCAACGCGCCACCAGCGGCAACACCCGCCTCGACTATGCCCGCGATCGCAGGGTAGAGTTCATCTTCCTCGATACCCGCGGCCTTGAAATTATCTTTGAGGCTCAAGAGAGCGATCTACAGATAGAACCCTAA
- a CDS encoding beta strand repeat-containing protein has translation MKRFQDILSSRLSLPQPGCRSSVTGWGAALAGAIATGLLSPQSASAATLDWGTFNWTAPAPDPPPITQVFPTPIGDPATINGVKLRFTWTGATDDFTVLSDAASPLTGGLGAGNNLNIQFDPDTVAETVNLTIEYLDDAGNPIPVEGVRLIVIDIDRDDLGGWQDQVTLDGSLGGTNVLPTISDATNPPPAPPTTTPGITNALTVDIAGNVATGVYPPATTDEAQNDTADGNIVADYASAVDQTTLVYGNGPDSPADPANHGIGLFNVFFQPAIIGVAKQAGTPTQNPDGTFTIPYTVVVENLGEVALDDVQVTENLTGTFAATNGFTVSNPRIVASPGGFGGSINGGFNGNTSTTLLAGSAAARTLAVGDTLTLAFDVTVTPGAGAGGYGPFNNNVTATGQSPSGAPVTDESDDGADPDPDGNGSPTENDPTVVNLPAIGVAKRVIDIQDVGGTPNPDDLDITYEVVVENFGNEPLDNVQLVEDLIDPTTGNPTFGAGNFTIAAGPTVTAGTLTANGGFNGTTDTNLLDAANSTLAVGASGTVQITVRVTDSNSSPPLPAAPPAIYRNQVNASGVGRTSGGNVSDTSDNGADADEDGDGNPANNSTPTPVRLPPTPAIGTSKRVVSTTAAPTGAFGGDTIRVVYEIVVENIGGETLDTVQLSEDLTPTFGAGSFQVQNLQQTAGANTITVNGGFDGGATPELLVAATSTLDIGESATLQLTVDVDQTSTTLPTPLPGPFENQVEATAQGTFTNTPVDDLSNNGTQAAIDPNGNANANEPDENTPTPVLFVGDLQLVKRITNVFRNGTPLSAAEIGGDPSAVINGPGADDDDLIAASGGQLPAGLLSVPTNLLSGDEVEYTIYFFNDGALAVNDVQLCDELEPPSIFVPGSLALSAPVALPGPLGAFGASGLLDTRNPLAPLEPSCINAPGAFPVGPPGPTDTTIGVGAGGGVILGGTGFTVDSSNVGALRFRITLP, from the coding sequence ATGAAGCGTTTTCAGGACATTTTAAGCTCTCGCCTATCCCTGCCGCAGCCTGGCTGCCGCTCCTCTGTCACCGGTTGGGGAGCGGCGTTGGCTGGTGCGATCGCAACGGGTTTGCTCTCTCCCCAATCCGCATCCGCTGCCACCTTAGACTGGGGGACCTTCAACTGGACAGCACCGGCTCCAGACCCCCCCCCCATTACCCAGGTCTTTCCCACCCCCATCGGTGACCCTGCCACCATCAATGGCGTCAAGCTGCGGTTTACCTGGACCGGAGCCACCGATGACTTTACCGTACTCAGTGATGCCGCCAGCCCTTTGACAGGTGGCTTGGGAGCCGGAAACAATCTAAACATTCAATTCGATCCCGATACCGTTGCCGAAACCGTCAACCTCACCATTGAATACCTAGACGACGCGGGTAACCCCATACCAGTCGAAGGGGTCCGCCTGATCGTGATTGACATCGACCGTGATGATTTAGGTGGTTGGCAGGATCAGGTTACCTTAGACGGTTCCCTCGGCGGCACAAACGTACTACCAACCATCTCCGATGCCACTAATCCTCCCCCAGCACCACCTACTACTACTCCCGGCATCACAAATGCACTAACTGTCGATATTGCGGGTAATGTCGCCACAGGCGTGTACCCCCCTGCGACAACTGATGAAGCACAGAATGATACTGCAGACGGTAACATCGTTGCCGACTACGCTTCGGCTGTTGATCAAACAACTCTAGTTTATGGCAACGGTCCTGACTCACCAGCCGATCCAGCCAACCACGGTATCGGCCTCTTCAATGTATTTTTCCAACCTGCCATCATTGGGGTGGCCAAACAGGCCGGCACGCCCACCCAAAACCCTGATGGCACCTTCACGATTCCCTACACCGTTGTAGTGGAAAACCTGGGAGAAGTTGCTCTTGACGACGTACAGGTAACCGAGAACCTAACTGGCACCTTTGCCGCCACCAATGGATTTACTGTCTCCAACCCTCGCATCGTGGCCTCGCCAGGGGGCTTCGGCGGTAGCATTAACGGTGGTTTCAACGGCAATACCAGCACCACCCTCCTAGCAGGCTCAGCCGCCGCCCGCACCCTCGCGGTTGGCGACACCCTGACCCTGGCCTTCGATGTCACCGTTACTCCCGGAGCTGGAGCCGGCGGCTATGGTCCTTTCAATAACAACGTGACGGCTACGGGCCAAAGTCCCAGTGGTGCCCCCGTTACCGATGAGTCAGACGACGGTGCCGACCCCGATCCCGACGGCAATGGCAGCCCCACCGAAAATGACCCCACTGTGGTGAACCTGCCTGCAATTGGGGTGGCCAAGCGGGTGATCGATATTCAGGATGTCGGCGGCACCCCAAATCCTGACGACCTCGACATTACCTACGAGGTGGTGGTGGAAAACTTCGGCAATGAGCCCCTAGACAATGTGCAATTGGTGGAAGATTTGATTGATCCCACCACCGGCAATCCCACCTTCGGGGCTGGCAACTTCACCATCGCTGCCGGACCCACGGTGACGGCTGGTACCCTGACCGCCAATGGTGGCTTTAATGGAACCACCGATACCAACTTGCTGGATGCGGCTAACAGTACCTTGGCCGTCGGGGCCAGTGGCACGGTGCAAATTACTGTGCGAGTGACAGACAGCAACAGTTCTCCGCCATTGCCAGCAGCACCTCCAGCCATCTATCGTAACCAGGTCAATGCCAGTGGTGTCGGTCGCACCAGTGGCGGTAACGTCTCAGACACCTCGGATAACGGTGCCGATGCCGATGAAGACGGGGATGGCAACCCCGCCAACAATAGTACGCCCACTCCCGTGCGCCTGCCTCCCACGCCAGCCATCGGCACTTCTAAACGAGTGGTGTCAACGACAGCCGCCCCTACCGGGGCCTTTGGCGGTGATACGATCCGCGTCGTCTACGAGATCGTCGTCGAAAACATTGGCGGCGAAACCCTCGACACGGTGCAGCTCAGTGAAGACCTAACCCCTACCTTTGGGGCAGGCAGCTTTCAAGTCCAGAACTTGCAACAAACCGCCGGAGCCAACACAATTACCGTCAATGGTGGTTTCGACGGCGGTGCTACCCCTGAACTCCTGGTGGCAGCTACCAGCACCCTAGATATTGGGGAGAGTGCCACACTGCAATTGACCGTAGATGTCGATCAAACCTCCACTACATTGCCCACCCCTCTCCCCGGTCCCTTCGAGAATCAGGTAGAAGCGACGGCCCAGGGCACTTTCACCAACACTCCAGTTGACGACCTCTCCAACAATGGTACCCAAGCCGCTATCGATCCCAATGGCAATGCCAATGCCAATGAGCCGGACGAGAATACCCCCACCCCAGTATTATTTGTCGGAGATTTACAATTGGTGAAGCGGATTACCAATGTCTTCCGCAATGGGACTCCTCTCTCTGCTGCCGAGATTGGCGGTGATCCCAGTGCCGTCATCAATGGTCCCGGCGCCGACGACGATGATCTGATTGCCGCTAGTGGCGGCCAGTTACCCGCGGGGTTACTCTCGGTGCCCACTAATCTGCTCTCAGGGGATGAAGTAGAATACACCATTTACTTCTTCAATGATGGCGCCCTAGCCGTCAATGACGTGCAACTCTGCGATGAGTTAGAGCCTCCCAGCATCTTCGTGCCAGGGAGTTTAGCGCTCTCGGCTCCAGTGGCCCTACCAGGTCCCCTAGGGGCCTTCGGTGCCAGTGGATTACTAGACACTCGCAATCCCCTAGCTCCCTTAGAGCCCTCCTGTATCAATGCTCCCGGCGCCTTTCCCGTTGGCCCACCCGGCCCCACTGATACCACCATTGGCGTCGGGGCTGGCGGCGGTGTCATCCTAGGAGGCACGGGCTTCACCGTAGATTCTAGTAACGTCGGGGCACTGCGCTTTAGAATTACACTGCCCTAG